One Spinacia oleracea cultivar Varoflay chromosome 4, BTI_SOV_V1, whole genome shotgun sequence DNA segment encodes these proteins:
- the LOC110797404 gene encoding uncharacterized protein — translation MYQSRGQLFFVYGSGGTGKTYLWRALISKLRSEEQIVLAVASSGLEALVLPSGRTAHSRHGFEALDRTFRYVMQLHDQSSMDKVFGGKVVVLGGDFRQILPVVPKGGRVEIVDASVSKSKTIWPECIVHTLRKNMRIKWSNLDQVDIERSEFSKWVLDKGNGYIPATTKEGEEEPTWIEIPKNLLINGADPIAALVEEVYPKILHSYMDPKYLQQRAILAPKNETVDNING, via the exons ATGTACCAGAGTAGAGGTCAACTATTCTTTGTCTATGGTAGTGGTGGCACAGGGAAGACATATCTTTGGAGAGCTTTAATATCCAAGCTTCGCTCTGAAGAACAAATTGTACTTGCAGTGGCATCATCAGGACTAGAAGCTTTAGTACTTCCTTCTGGCAGAACTGCCCATTCAAG GCATGGCTTTGAAGCACTTGACCGGACTTTTCGATATGTTATGCAGCTTCATGACCAATCGTCAATGGACAAAGTTTTTGGAGGCAAGGTAGTAGTCTTAGGAGGAGATTTTCGGCAAATACTACCTGTTGTTCCAAAGGGAGGACGAGTAGAAATTGTAGATGCATCTGTGAGCAAATCCAAAACCATATGGCCAGAGTGCATTGTCCACACACTAAGGAAAAATATGCGGATAAAGTGGTCAAACCTAGACCAAGTCGATATAGAGAGATCAGAGTTCAGCAAATGGGTACTAGATAAGGGAAATGGGTATATTCCAGCAACAACAAAAGAAGGCGAGGAGGAACCGACATGGATAGAAATACCAAAGAACTTACTTATAAATGGAGCCGATCCTATTGCTGCATTGGTTGAAGAGGTGTACCCGAAAATTTTGCACAGTTACATGGACCCAAAGTACCTCCAACAACGGGCCATACTTGCTCCAAAAAATGAAACAGTTGACAACATCAATGGATAA